The following proteins come from a genomic window of Winogradskyella sp. PC-19:
- a CDS encoding ankyrin repeat domain-containing protein — translation MNATELFFDTIRKGFNDRLVAQIENNPEIVNAKDARGFTPLIFATYFDNKEASEILLKYNAEVDVKDASGNTALIGVSFKGNMAIAELLLNNGADINARNNADVTPLIFATMYQQEEMVKFLLNKGADKSLKDNTGKTALLYAEVKSFQKIATLLK, via the coding sequence ATGAATGCAACCGAACTGTTTTTTGACACTATAAGAAAAGGTTTTAATGATAGGCTAGTAGCTCAGATTGAAAATAACCCTGAAATTGTAAACGCAAAAGATGCAAGAGGCTTTACGCCATTGATATTTGCTACTTATTTTGATAATAAAGAAGCTTCAGAAATTCTTTTGAAATATAATGCTGAGGTTGATGTTAAAGATGCGTCAGGCAATACAGCTTTGATTGGTGTAAGTTTTAAAGGAAATATGGCTATTGCTGAATTACTGTTAAATAATGGTGCTGATATTAATGCTCGTAATAATGCAGATGTTACACCTTTAATTTTTGCAACGATGTATCAGCAAGAAGAGATGGTCAAGTTTCTATTAAATAAAGGAGCCGATAAGTCTTTAAAAGATAATACAGGTAAAACTGCTCTTCTTTATGCAGAAGTTAAGAGTTTTCAAAAAATAGCAACCTTACTAAAATAA
- a CDS encoding aminotransferase class I/II-fold pyridoxal phosphate-dependent enzyme, whose translation MAFKPANNIQDLQYFGEFGGVNPSISDSSTYTFLSAKTMFDTFEGNADGCYLYSRHSTPSNLYLGEALAAMEGTETATVTASGMGAITPVLMQLCGQGEHIVSSRTIYGGTYAFLKNFTPRMGIDTSFVDITKLDVVEAAITSKTRVLYCESVSNPLLEVADIKGLAKLAKKHNLKLVVDNTFSPLSISPAELGADIVIHSLTKFINGSSDTVGGVICGSQEFIDQLRNVNDGACMLLGSTMDSLRAASVLKNLRTLHIRMQQHSYNASYLAEKFENDGLKTVYPGLKSHPSHGLFSGMMNDKYGFGGMLTIDVGSLDKANALMELMQERNLGYLAVSLGFYKTLFSAPGSSTSSEIPEEEQAEMGLSDGLIRFSIGLDADIERTYKMMHKCMKDLNILN comes from the coding sequence ATGGCTTTTAAACCTGCAAACAATATTCAAGATTTACAATATTTTGGTGAATTCGGAGGTGTAAATCCTTCGATTTCAGACTCATCGACTTACACGTTTTTATCAGCAAAAACAATGTTTGATACCTTTGAAGGTAATGCAGATGGTTGTTATTTATATTCTCGTCACTCGACACCTTCAAACTTATATCTAGGCGAAGCTCTAGCTGCAATGGAAGGCACAGAAACCGCGACTGTAACTGCATCAGGAATGGGAGCAATCACACCAGTTTTAATGCAATTATGTGGACAAGGAGAACATATCGTTAGTAGTCGTACAATCTATGGAGGCACCTATGCTTTCTTAAAGAATTTCACACCACGTATGGGTATCGATACATCGTTTGTAGATATTACAAAATTAGATGTTGTTGAAGCTGCCATAACCTCAAAAACTAGAGTGTTGTATTGCGAATCGGTAAGTAATCCGCTTTTGGAAGTTGCAGACATTAAAGGTTTGGCTAAACTTGCCAAAAAACACAACTTAAAATTAGTCGTTGATAATACGTTTTCACCATTATCAATTTCTCCAGCCGAATTGGGTGCAGATATAGTTATACATAGTTTAACCAAATTTATTAACGGCTCAAGCGATACTGTAGGTGGCGTTATTTGTGGGTCACAAGAATTTATTGACCAGCTACGAAATGTTAATGACGGTGCTTGTATGCTACTAGGTTCTACGATGGATAGCTTAAGAGCGGCTTCGGTTTTAAAGAACCTAAGAACACTTCATATCAGAATGCAACAACATAGCTATAATGCTTCGTATTTAGCAGAAAAATTTGAAAATGATGGTCTCAAGACTGTATATCCTGGACTTAAATCGCATCCGTCACATGGTTTATTTTCAGGAATGATGAATGATAAGTATGGCTTTGGAGGAATGCTAACAATAGATGTAGGATCTCTTGACAAAGCAAATGCTTTGATGGAACTTATGCAGGAAAGAAACCTAGGTTATTTGGCAGTAAGTTTAGGTTTTTACAAAACACTATTCTCAGCACCAGGAAGTTCAACTTCATCAGAAATTCCTGAAGAAGAACAAGCAGAAATGGGCTTAAGCGATGGATTAATACGTTTTTCTATTGGACTTGATGCTGATATAGAACGCACCTATAAAATGATGCATAAATGCATGAAAGATTTAAATATTCTTAATTAA
- the nhaC gene encoding Na+/H+ antiporter NhaC, whose protein sequence is MEDENNYTEIKIKNQKIMDNKELSLLEALVPVVILMCMLAYNIFFVDGQEWFGGYTNQIILLLGGVVAAVVGFLNKVTIGNMIAEIWENLKSVFVPIMILFLVGALAGTWLVSGVIPAMVYYGLQVLSPEIFLPASVIIAAVISIATGSSWTTSATVGIALVGIGTALGISPGMIAGAVISGAYFGDKMSPLSDTTNLAPAMAGTDLFTHIRYMALTTVPTIIITLIVFGIISANIEPTGNADISNLLASIDKTFNITPWLFLVPAAVIALILMKTKPLIALATGVILAAIFAFIFQPEVLAGLSDSNLSAITTSVLTDTSITTDNEALNELFSSGGMNGMIWTILLIVCAMVFGGIMDGIGALARITKALLSIASSIFGLFASTVVSCLGINTIASDQYLAIVIPGKMFKKAYEDKGLAPENLSRTLEDSGTVTSVLIPWNTCGAYQSGVLGVGVGEYFVYAMFNWLSPFTTLLFAAFRIKIKMLRKEKYNKKAAN, encoded by the coding sequence ATGGAAGACGAAAACAATTACACAGAAATAAAAATAAAGAATCAAAAAATAATGGATAATAAAGAGCTTAGTCTGCTCGAAGCATTAGTTCCTGTTGTTATTCTGATGTGTATGTTGGCTTACAATATCTTTTTTGTTGATGGACAAGAGTGGTTTGGAGGATATACAAATCAAATCATTTTATTACTTGGTGGTGTCGTTGCTGCAGTTGTTGGGTTCTTAAATAAAGTGACCATTGGTAATATGATAGCTGAAATATGGGAGAATCTAAAAAGTGTATTTGTTCCAATTATGATTTTATTTTTGGTTGGTGCTTTAGCAGGAACTTGGTTAGTTAGTGGTGTAATTCCTGCTATGGTCTATTATGGACTACAAGTATTAAGTCCCGAAATTTTCTTACCTGCTTCAGTAATTATTGCAGCAGTTATTTCTATTGCTACTGGTAGTTCATGGACTACTTCCGCTACTGTTGGTATTGCATTAGTTGGTATTGGAACAGCACTAGGCATCTCTCCAGGTATGATTGCGGGCGCAGTTATTTCTGGTGCTTATTTTGGGGATAAAATGTCACCATTGAGTGATACAACAAATTTAGCTCCTGCAATGGCAGGTACTGATTTATTTACACACATCAGATACATGGCATTAACCACAGTTCCTACAATTATTATTACGCTTATTGTCTTTGGAATTATTAGTGCTAATATTGAACCAACTGGAAATGCTGACATTAGTAATTTGTTAGCTTCGATTGATAAAACTTTTAACATTACACCTTGGTTATTTTTAGTACCTGCTGCTGTAATTGCTTTAATTTTGATGAAGACTAAACCACTAATTGCATTAGCTACAGGTGTTATTTTGGCTGCTATTTTTGCTTTTATTTTTCAACCTGAAGTCTTAGCTGGATTATCTGATTCAAATTTGTCTGCAATAACGACTTCGGTATTAACAGACACAAGTATAACAACTGATAATGAAGCTTTAAACGAGTTGTTTTCTTCAGGTGGTATGAACGGTATGATTTGGACTATTCTATTAATAGTTTGCGCAATGGTTTTTGGTGGCATAATGGATGGTATTGGTGCCCTAGCGAGAATAACGAAAGCATTATTATCTATAGCTTCTAGTATTTTTGGTCTTTTTGCAAGTACAGTTGTTAGCTGTTTAGGGATAAATACTATTGCTTCTGACCAATACCTAGCAATCGTTATACCAGGAAAAATGTTTAAAAAAGCTTATGAAGATAAAGGTTTAGCTCCTGAAAATCTTAGTCGTACGCTAGAAGATTCTGGTACAGTCACCTCTGTATTAATCCCTTGGAATACTTGTGGCGCTTATCAAAGCGGTGTGCTCGGCGTAGGTGTAGGAGAATATTTTGTATATGCTATGTTTAACTGGTTGAGCCCATTTACAACATTACTATTTGCAGCTTTTAGAATAAAAATAAAAATGCTTCGAAAAGAAAAATATAATAAAAAAGCCGCTAATTAG
- the katG gene encoding catalase/peroxidase HPI, with protein sequence MDNKGNYNINSSDAANCPFLSGTQKKSAGGGTQNRDWWPNELKLNILRQNAPKNDPMGEDFDYAKAFNSINYDELKKDLTNLMTDSQDWWPADYGHYGGFMIRMAWHSAGTYRVGDGRGGAGSGTHRFAPLNSWPDNGNLDKARLLLWPVKKKYGNKISWADLMILAGNVALESMGFPTFGFAGGREDVWEPEQDIYWGSETGWLDNDERYDTSDGDLEGHLGAVHMGLIYVNPEGPNGEPDPLKSAHDIKITFGRMAMNDEETVALVAGGHTFGKAHGAADPEEYVGVEPHGASIEEMSTGWKNTFQSGVLDDIITSGIEGAWTPNPTQWDADYFDVLLNYDWELTKSPAGAHQWTPTAASNARRAPAAGGNGTQALMMTTADMALKMDSTYREISERFHKDHKAFEDAFARAWYKLTHRDMGPIQRYLGPEVPKEELLWQDPVPTVNYNLSDSDITSLKKMILASGLSVSDLVKTAWASASTYRDSDKRGGANGGHLRLEPMRNWEVNNPSELDRVLKVYEGIQNEFSGTISMADLIVLGGVAGIEEAARNAGHDVSVPFTQGRGDASQEQTDLESFGYLEPIADGFRNYMSPKLDVAAEDLLVDKANLLSLSIPEMTALVGGLRVLGVNFDGSNYGVFTDNVGSLSNDFFTNILDFTYTWSATSDNDTIFEGRDRRTGEVKFTGTRADLIFGSNTELRAVAEVYGANDGEERFVNDFVTAWNKVMNLDRFDLK encoded by the coding sequence ATGGATAACAAAGGAAATTACAACATCAATAGCAGTGATGCGGCAAATTGCCCTTTTTTGAGTGGAACTCAAAAAAAATCTGCTGGTGGTGGAACACAAAATAGAGATTGGTGGCCTAACGAATTAAAATTAAACATACTTCGTCAAAATGCACCAAAAAATGACCCAATGGGTGAAGATTTTGATTATGCTAAAGCTTTTAATAGTATTAACTATGACGAATTAAAAAAGGACTTAACGAACTTAATGACGGATTCTCAAGATTGGTGGCCTGCTGATTATGGTCATTATGGAGGATTTATGATTCGTATGGCATGGCACAGTGCAGGTACTTACCGTGTAGGAGATGGTCGTGGTGGTGCAGGAAGTGGAACACATCGTTTTGCGCCTTTAAATAGTTGGCCAGATAATGGGAATCTAGATAAAGCACGTTTATTACTTTGGCCAGTAAAAAAGAAATACGGAAATAAAATCTCTTGGGCAGATTTAATGATTTTAGCAGGAAATGTTGCTTTGGAATCTATGGGTTTCCCAACTTTTGGTTTCGCTGGTGGTCGTGAAGACGTATGGGAACCAGAACAAGATATTTATTGGGGTTCAGAAACAGGTTGGTTAGATAACGATGAGCGTTATGATACTAGCGATGGAGATTTAGAAGGACATTTAGGTGCAGTGCACATGGGACTTATCTATGTTAATCCTGAAGGACCAAACGGAGAGCCAGACCCACTTAAGTCAGCTCATGATATTAAAATAACTTTTGGTCGCATGGCTATGAATGATGAAGAAACTGTTGCATTAGTCGCTGGTGGACATACATTCGGAAAAGCACATGGTGCTGCTGACCCAGAAGAATATGTTGGTGTTGAGCCTCATGGCGCATCGATTGAAGAAATGAGTACAGGTTGGAAAAATACATTTCAGTCCGGTGTTTTAGATGATATTATTACAAGTGGAATAGAAGGCGCGTGGACACCAAACCCAACACAATGGGATGCAGATTATTTTGATGTCTTATTGAATTACGATTGGGAATTGACAAAGAGCCCTGCAGGTGCACATCAATGGACACCAACAGCTGCTTCTAATGCACGAAGAGCACCAGCAGCTGGAGGAAATGGAACACAAGCCTTGATGATGACTACAGCTGATATGGCTTTAAAAATGGATTCAACATACAGAGAAATTTCTGAACGTTTCCATAAAGACCACAAAGCGTTTGAAGATGCATTTGCACGAGCTTGGTATAAGTTAACGCACAGAGACATGGGACCAATTCAACGTTATTTAGGACCAGAAGTTCCTAAAGAAGAGTTGTTATGGCAAGACCCAGTTCCAACAGTAAATTATAATTTAAGTGATTCTGATATCACATCATTAAAGAAAATGATTTTAGCATCAGGATTATCAGTTTCTGATTTGGTAAAAACAGCTTGGGCATCAGCGTCGACATATAGAGATTCAGATAAACGTGGTGGTGCCAATGGCGGTCACCTTCGTTTAGAACCAATGCGTAATTGGGAAGTTAATAACCCATCTGAATTAGATAGAGTTCTTAAAGTCTATGAAGGCATACAGAACGAATTTAGTGGAACTATTTCAATGGCTGATTTAATTGTATTAGGAGGTGTTGCTGGTATTGAAGAAGCAGCTAGAAATGCTGGACATGATGTGTCTGTTCCATTTACTCAGGGTAGAGGTGATGCTTCACAAGAACAAACAGATTTAGAATCTTTTGGATATTTAGAGCCAATCGCTGATGGATTTAGAAACTATATGAGTCCAAAGTTAGATGTTGCTGCGGAAGATTTATTAGTAGACAAGGCAAATCTATTATCACTTTCTATTCCTGAAATGACAGCTTTAGTTGGTGGATTAAGAGTTTTAGGTGTTAATTTTGACGGTTCTAACTATGGTGTATTTACTGATAATGTTGGTAGTTTATCAAATGATTTCTTTACAAACATCTTAGACTTTACCTACACATGGAGTGCAACTTCTGATAACGATACAATATTTGAAGGTAGAGATAGAAGAACCGGTGAAGTTAAATTTACAGGAACGCGAGCAGATTTAATCTTCGGGTCTAATACAGAGCTTAGAGCAGTTGCAGAAGTTTATGGTGCAAATGATGGAGAAGAGCGTTTTGTGAATGATTTTGTTACAGCTTGGAACAAGGTAATGAACTTGGATCGTTTCGATTTAAAATAA
- a CDS encoding CPBP family intramembrane glutamic endopeptidase: METKITLGALAFLYVILITVMVDNFSFSKISKSKWRPFIIGTAIKFSVIALLLSIYVYVTTPEKLYYVVIEKTKVWLFFLAVYTLVSVIPQELVYRTFFFKRYELLFKNKNLFILINAGLFSLGHLFFGNTLVMFITFIGGLLFAFTYSKTKSTLFVLIEHTLYGCWLYTVGMGEMLGFPA, from the coding sequence ATGGAAACTAAAATAACTTTGGGTGCTTTGGCATTTTTGTATGTTATTCTGATTACTGTTATGGTTGATAATTTTTCGTTCTCAAAAATATCAAAATCAAAATGGAGACCGTTTATTATTGGTACGGCTATTAAATTTTCAGTAATAGCACTATTGTTATCAATCTATGTATATGTAACAACTCCTGAGAAATTATATTATGTCGTTATAGAAAAAACAAAAGTTTGGTTGTTTTTCTTAGCTGTTTATACACTAGTTTCTGTGATTCCACAAGAGTTGGTTTACAGAACATTCTTTTTTAAACGTTACGAGCTACTTTTTAAAAACAAAAATTTATTCATTTTAATTAATGCAGGTTTGTTCTCATTAGGACATTTATTTTTTGGTAATACTCTAGTAATGTTTATCACTTTTATTGGTGGTTTGTTATTTGCATTTACCTATTCAAAAACAAAGTCTACTCTTTTTGTATTGATAGAACACACACTTTATGGCTGTTGGTTATATACAGTTGGTATGGGTGAAATGCTCGGTTTTCCTGCATAA
- a CDS encoding metal-dependent hydrolase, which produces MDSLTQIVLGAACGEAVLGKKIGNKALLFGAIGGTIPDLDVFIGGWLYDNEIQAMAFHRGFMHSILFSILGTFIFGWLVFKLYDKGKRKSTTELRDWQKLFFWSLLTHPILDCFTPYGTQLFYPFSDYRVAFNNIAVADPLYTLPFLLCLIILMFYKRSKPKRKVWLKLGVGISSVYMLFTVVNKFYINSVFEKSLVESNIKFQRFRTQPTILNNLLWYGVAETDDAFHLGFYSLLDKGNRIDTWKVIPKEIPIIPMNDIDLSTLTWFSDDYYRVIKADDFGEFIYKDLRYALLNPDDVNSSLFSFRIHKKNNRWDMKNNRPEMEDNPTFESVLGPMIRRLKGI; this is translated from the coding sequence TTGGATTCATTAACTCAAATTGTTTTAGGTGCTGCTTGTGGCGAAGCTGTTTTAGGTAAGAAAATTGGAAATAAAGCATTATTGTTTGGCGCTATTGGTGGTACAATCCCAGATTTAGATGTTTTTATAGGTGGTTGGCTTTACGATAACGAAATTCAAGCCATGGCGTTCCATCGTGGATTTATGCACTCCATTCTATTTTCTATTTTAGGGACCTTTATTTTCGGCTGGTTGGTCTTTAAACTATATGACAAAGGAAAGCGTAAAAGCACAACAGAACTTCGTGATTGGCAAAAACTATTCTTTTGGTCCTTATTGACACATCCTATTTTAGATTGTTTTACACCTTATGGCACACAATTATTTTATCCGTTTTCAGATTATCGTGTAGCGTTTAATAATATTGCTGTTGCTGACCCACTATATACATTGCCTTTTTTACTCTGTTTGATAATATTAATGTTTTATAAACGGAGTAAGCCTAAACGAAAAGTTTGGCTAAAACTCGGCGTAGGAATAAGCTCAGTATATATGTTATTTACAGTTGTAAATAAATTTTATATCAATTCAGTTTTTGAAAAATCACTAGTCGAAAGTAACATAAAGTTTCAAAGATTTAGAACACAGCCTACAATATTAAACAACTTATTGTGGTATGGTGTCGCTGAGACAGACGATGCATTTCATCTTGGTTTTTATTCCCTTTTGGATAAAGGAAACCGTATTGACACTTGGAAAGTGATTCCTAAAGAAATTCCAATAATCCCAATGAATGATATTGATTTGTCTACATTGACATGGTTTAGCGACGACTATTATCGTGTTATAAAAGCAGACGATTTTGGTGAGTTTATCTATAAAGATTTGAGATATGCTTTATTAAATCCTGATGACGTTAATTCTTCACTATTTTCATTCAGAATTCACAAAAAGAATAACCGCTGGGATATGAAAAATAATAGACCTGAGATGGAAGACAATCCAACGTTTGAATCTGTTTTAGGACCGATGATTAGACGATTAAAAGGTATTTAA
- a CDS encoding putative signal transducing protein, which translates to MENSEYVKVYGGNFILANRVIAELQSVGIVPIIKDESESQRLAGYASLDGGHQDVVVRRDELEKATEIVNRVKAEMEA; encoded by the coding sequence ATGGAAAATTCAGAATATGTAAAAGTTTACGGAGGCAACTTTATTTTAGCTAATCGTGTTATTGCTGAGCTACAATCAGTTGGTATTGTTCCTATTATTAAAGACGAGTCAGAATCTCAAAGACTGGCAGGCTATGCATCACTAGATGGTGGTCATCAGGATGTTGTTGTTAGAAGAGATGAGCTAGAAAAAGCTACGGAAATTGTTAATCGTGTAAAAGCTGAAATGGAAGCTTAA
- a CDS encoding S41 family peptidase, which yields MKKFLLLIGFTIIVSSCGSIANYNEAVTKMHPVEDLREDVDKVYKQLKRLHPRLYQFTPKETLDFKFDSLKTAIKAPMTSRKFHKELAKVTKFVGQGHMSVSPPSVKFNRKEKRANKLKKFDINNLETEYVEDKLIISKAKGNDSLLLNAIILKVDGKETKDLMTKFKKSVASDGYNITFYNRVVGKRFFGYYNQDIGRFDSISLTLKNSDSTFIKKYKRVKKEKKKVDSLKSDSLKNAKPKKKLTKAEKKAKKLKRKKLFKERQKYGYDYLNKINNRDLKFIGKDSTVALMKIRGFSRGDYEAFYEEAFTKIDSAKSKNLIIDLRDNFGGRLNEITNLYSYLTDKNFQLINLSETNSRIPMLKTAMSNTSSTLQKIVFGLLSPGIITHNLIHTSKKDGQLYYKFKSAKETEPSPLNFKGNVYVLVNGNSFSASSVISTQLKGSKRATIVGEETGGAYNGTVAGFYKVYELPNTKVKARIGLMHIDSKYKTTPDGYGVQPDVEISPTYQDRLNGIDPELEWVLGDIETKK from the coding sequence ATGAAGAAATTTTTACTGTTAATCGGATTCACAATTATTGTTTCATCATGCGGAAGTATTGCTAATTATAACGAAGCGGTAACTAAGATGCATCCTGTAGAGGATTTGCGAGAAGATGTCGATAAGGTATACAAGCAATTAAAACGCCTACACCCAAGATTATATCAGTTTACCCCAAAGGAAACTTTAGACTTTAAGTTTGATAGTTTAAAAACTGCTATTAAAGCGCCAATGACCAGTCGAAAATTTCATAAAGAGCTAGCTAAGGTTACGAAGTTTGTTGGTCAAGGCCATATGTCAGTCTCGCCACCTTCAGTAAAATTTAATCGAAAAGAGAAAAGAGCTAATAAGTTAAAAAAGTTTGATATCAACAATCTAGAAACTGAATATGTCGAGGACAAATTGATTATCAGTAAAGCCAAAGGGAATGATTCACTATTACTTAATGCTATAATCTTAAAGGTTGATGGTAAAGAGACTAAGGACTTGATGACAAAATTCAAAAAATCAGTAGCATCAGATGGTTACAATATAACATTCTATAATAGAGTAGTAGGTAAACGTTTCTTTGGGTATTACAATCAGGACATAGGTCGATTTGATAGCATCTCATTAACACTAAAAAATTCTGACTCAACTTTTATCAAAAAATACAAACGTGTCAAAAAAGAAAAGAAAAAAGTCGATTCTTTAAAATCTGATTCACTAAAGAATGCCAAACCAAAAAAGAAGCTTACTAAAGCCGAGAAAAAAGCTAAAAAACTAAAGCGTAAAAAACTATTTAAAGAACGTCAAAAGTATGGCTACGACTATCTAAATAAGATTAATAATAGAGATTTAAAATTTATAGGAAAAGATAGTACTGTAGCTTTAATGAAGATTAGAGGCTTTAGTAGAGGTGATTACGAAGCTTTTTATGAAGAAGCTTTTACAAAAATAGATTCGGCTAAATCAAAAAATCTAATAATCGATTTAAGAGATAATTTTGGTGGGCGACTAAATGAGATTACTAATTTGTATTCTTATCTCACGGACAAGAATTTTCAGTTGATTAACCTGAGCGAAACAAATAGTAGAATACCAATGCTAAAAACAGCTATGAGTAATACGTCTTCTACTTTACAAAAAATTGTGTTTGGGCTATTATCACCAGGTATTATTACGCACAATCTTATTCATACCAGTAAAAAAGATGGGCAACTGTATTACAAGTTTAAATCTGCAAAAGAGACAGAGCCAAGTCCATTAAATTTTAAGGGTAATGTTTATGTTTTAGTTAATGGTAATTCGTTTTCGGCATCTTCTGTAATCTCTACACAACTAAAAGGCAGTAAAAGAGCGACTATTGTGGGCGAAGAAACTGGAGGCGCATATAACGGTACAGTTGCAGGATTTTATAAGGTTTATGAATTACCTAACACTAAGGTAAAAGCAAGAATTGGCTTGATGCATATTGATTCTAAATATAAAACCACACCAGATGGTTATGGTGTACAACCAGATGTAGAAATCAGTCCAACATACCAAGATAGACTTAATGGTATTGATCCTGAATTAGAGTGGGTTTTAGGAGATATTGAAACGAAAAAGTAA
- a CDS encoding LuxR C-terminal-related transcriptional regulator has product MKYKEVKDLYKLIFKSYDKPSLEAHIKKIIELDFYLPYSSTFFCITNTQSLTFEYVSKNFKSCLGLESEILKTQGMRYFWSRIHPEDLDKWLAALNELMEFTLNNINSKDRSKANYTWNYRFKNSEDKYVNIIQNTTPLAFDKTGKPIIGLAHYTVLHEDIKMDISASAKILNSNDEYETIFFNSYSQKLLSAGISHRERDVIRLLVQDLSSKQISNRLNISSHTVDTHRRNILKKLNISSTGELVGMLMINKNMI; this is encoded by the coding sequence ATGAAGTACAAAGAAGTAAAGGATTTATATAAATTAATATTTAAGTCTTATGACAAACCATCTCTTGAGGCGCATATAAAAAAAATCATTGAGTTAGATTTTTATTTGCCATACAGTTCTACATTTTTCTGTATAACAAATACACAAAGCCTAACATTTGAGTATGTAAGTAAAAATTTTAAATCTTGCTTAGGGTTAGAATCTGAAATTTTAAAAACCCAAGGCATGCGTTATTTCTGGAGTAGGATACATCCAGAGGATTTGGACAAATGGCTTGCAGCATTAAACGAATTGATGGAGTTTACATTAAATAATATTAATTCTAAAGATAGAAGTAAAGCAAATTATACTTGGAATTATAGATTCAAAAATTCCGAAGACAAATATGTAAATATTATTCAAAACACAACGCCTCTAGCTTTTGATAAAACAGGAAAACCAATTATAGGATTAGCACATTATACTGTTTTACACGAGGACATAAAGATGGACATTTCGGCATCTGCAAAAATTCTTAATTCTAATGACGAATATGAAACTATATTCTTCAATAGTTATTCGCAAAAATTATTATCAGCGGGAATAAGTCATAGAGAAAGAGATGTTATTCGTTTACTTGTTCAAGATTTAAGCAGTAAACAAATATCAAATCGTTTAAATATTAGTTCCCACACTGTAGATACTCACAGAAGAAATATTTTGAAAAAACTTAATATTTCTTCAACAGGAGAATTGGTAGGTATGCTTATGATTAATAAAAATATGATTTAA
- a CDS encoding Lrp/AsnC family transcriptional regulator, which produces MVLDITDKRLLQLLQDDCKQTTKALSNILGLSVTAVYERIKKLENQGFISNYVALINKELVDKSFVAFCHVKLTQHTQEYVVQFEREVAKLQEVLECYHISGDYDYLLKVIVEDMEEFREFMVKKLTNINHIGSTHSMFMINEVKHSTAIIL; this is translated from the coding sequence ATGGTTTTAGATATTACTGATAAACGTTTACTGCAATTACTTCAGGATGATTGTAAGCAAACCACAAAAGCATTGTCAAACATTTTAGGGTTATCTGTCACTGCTGTTTACGAACGTATAAAAAAGTTAGAAAATCAAGGGTTTATAAGCAATTATGTAGCTTTGATAAATAAGGAACTTGTCGATAAGAGTTTTGTGGCGTTTTGCCATGTTAAACTAACACAACATACGCAAGAATACGTAGTGCAATTCGAAAGAGAAGTTGCTAAATTGCAAGAAGTATTAGAGTGTTATCATATTAGTGGTGATTACGATTACTTGCTCAAGGTTATAGTTGAAGATATGGAAGAATTCAGAGAGTTTATGGTCAAAAAACTGACCAATATTAATCATATTGGCAGTACTCACAGTATGTTTATGATTAACGAAGTCAAACATAGTACAGCGATTATTTTATGA